The proteins below come from a single Mya arenaria isolate MELC-2E11 chromosome 8, ASM2691426v1 genomic window:
- the LOC128244939 gene encoding uncharacterized protein LOC128244939 — MKYFNKISSRFILLQCVIFILFCYWIFISDGGIIFKNSSSHGIKAEYFETVDKKHSANGKILLSRLSESNFQAAKKHFRYFTEDFKIENERVKGWMKDEVQLCGGRIKIYASEYGIARGITMFPGNRPKVNQQPKGGEEVRKVLGQAEELETYQFGSNFWVCNFNKTENFGNTGDFYWNNKITIKRQQNPLNVSKKTEKNYVVGVRRQDYANLHNWVRNIYNIFLIMVHFRLQPSEVSILFLDGHPYTPLDNAWAKIFSEPVRVGHLSEPVYYENFIWGFQENKGLITEFEAGNVPYLEEFRSFVLSRFDIPQQDHLDCSNLQLTLILRRNAIYHPRNAEGKVTRKIFNEAEIVETLQKTFPTANVQVVLMEALPMKSQIEISSKTDIWIGMHGAGMSHVTFLPKHAAVLELFQKDFKVERPWFICFHSITKWRDMKYDTWENMDTEFEMPSDFTVVPPDVIANKTTNLANQICDNNLMN, encoded by the coding sequence atgaaatattttaataaaatttcttCAAGATTCATCTTACTACAGTGTGTGATTTTCATCTTATTTTGCTACTGGATTTTCATATCTGACGGTGGGATTATCTTTAAAAATTCATCATCACATGGAATTAAGGCAGAATATTTCGAAACAGTTGACAAAAAACACAGTGCCAATGGAAAAATTCTATTGTCAAGATTAAGTGAAAGTAATTTTCAAGcggcaaaaaaacattttagatattttacggaggattttaaaattgaaaatgaacgTGTAAAAGGTTGGATGAAAGATGAAGTACAGTTATGTGGAGGACGGATTAAGATTTATGCTTCGGAGTATGGAATCGCAAGAGGTATCACAATGTTCCCGGGGAATCGTCCTAAAGTCAATCAACAGCCAAAAGGAGGGGAGGAGGTAAGAAAAGTTCTTGGGCAAGCAGAAGAATTGGAGACATATCAGTTTGGGTCAAACTTTTGGGTTTGCAACTTCAACAAAACTGAGAATTTCGGAAACACGGGAGATTTTTATTGGaacaataaaattacaataaaaaggCAACAAAATccattaaatgtttcaaaaaaaactgaaaagaaTTATGTTGTTGGTGTGAGAAGGCAGGATTATGCCAATCTGCATAACTGGGTACGgaacatttacaatatatttctaaTCATGGTTCATTTCAGGCTACAACCATCTGAAGTTTCAATCCTTTTTCTAGATGGGCATCCTTACACTCCACTTGACAATGCATGGGCAAAAATATTCAGTGAACCAGTCAGGGTAGGCCATCTTAGTGAACCAGTCTATTACGAAAACTTCATCTGGGGGTTCCAGGAGAATAAAGGTCTAATAACTGAGTTTGAGGCGGGAAATGTGCCATATTTGGAGGAATTCCGTTCATTTGTACTATCAAGATTTGATATTCCACAACAAGATCATTTAGATTGCTCAAACTTGCAATTAACTTTAATACTTCGAAGAAATGCGATCTACCATCCAAGAAACGCTGAAGGAAAAGTTACACGAAAGATTTTCAATGAGGCCGAAATCGTCGAAACACTCCAAAAGACATTTCCAACAGCTAATGTTCAGGTCGTATTAATGGAAGCACTCCCAATGAAATCgcaaattgaaataagcagCAAGACAGATATATGGATCGGTATGCATGGGGCTGGCATGAGTCATGTGACATTCTTACCAAAACATGCCGCAGTTTTAGAACTGTTTCAAAAAGATTTCAAGGTGGAAAGGCCATGGTTTATTTGCTTCCACTCTATAACAAAATGGCGGGACATGAAATATGATACATGGGAAAACATGGACACAGAATTTGAAATGCCGAGTGACTTCACAGTTGTGCCCCCTGATGTTATTGCAAATAAGACAACGAATCTAGCCAATCAAATTTGTGACAACAATCTGATGAATTAG